Proteins encoded together in one Anticarsia gemmatalis isolate Benzon Research Colony breed Stoneville strain chromosome 1, ilAntGemm2 primary, whole genome shotgun sequence window:
- the Ars2 gene encoding arsenic resistance protein 2 isoform X6 — MADSDDEYDRKRRDKFRGERGAAEGSSYRSSDRREERSRGREDWSERSRGGRSGPDYRDYRGGASASRGYSPVRGEGPPSKRIRPDWPIDERRYGGMPHDSYGYGWPHDHFGPHPGHQGYGQPMAPVPARDAVLPMGATDGPPTMMSFKAFLAAQDDSITVDDAILKYNEYKLEFRRQQLNEFFVAHKDEEWFKIKYHPEESVKRKEEQLCALKNRLNVFLELLEKGELDKVSVDVDKSEKLIRLLDTVVIKLEGGTEEDLKELDEPPPQEVTSNDKADKNDTEKPVVIDVDAVKVKDEKEESEKKQDKKSESPKPTAPLEMEIDPHLRQLQEQAKLFSRFNSTGTEPDQEPAEKEPPPPGSSSSSSSSSSSSSSSEDEGESNTRRKSKSKSKTPDKSPKQKEKSPSEEKVVDITDNDKEKGGEKSGDEKAESVSDVVIEKKESRALHKTTSIFLRNLAPTITKAEVEAMCKRYGGFLRVALADPLPERRWFRRGWVTFRRDVNIKDICWNLNNIRLRECELGAIVNRDLQRRIRPVSGITLERAILRADARLAARLAHLLDTRTKLWHEDSTEEKNNDNDQANHADNFSLNSKNPVLHKITEHLIEEASTEEEELLGLEASSESSATEQADPELMRVLDRLVLYLRIVHSVDYYNHCEYPYEDEMPNRCGIMHARSGPPANKPTQQEIQDYIKTFEGKMSAFLQDVKPLSDEELQKLGIKDTDAEVEKFILANTQELAKDKWLCPLSGKKFKGPDFIRKHIFNKHAEKVDEVRREVAYFNSYVRDVRRPQQPEPATRGPPPSQHAPAPQPRYGGAPGGGPAAARGWGWGGWAPPAPYAPRHPRFSRPRGGGGDFRPVIHYRDLDAPREPDEFI, encoded by the exons ATGGCCGACAGTGACGATGAATACGATCGTAAAAGACGCGACAAGTTCCGTGGGGAGCGGGGAGCAGCAGAAGGTAGTAGTTACCGCAGCAGTGACCGACGCGAGGAAAGAAGTCGCGGTCGTGAAGACTGGTCTGAGAG ATCTCGTGGAGGACGATCTGGTCCTGACTACAGGGATTACAGAGGAGGTGCTAGTGCCAGCCGAGGATACTCTCCTGTGCGAGGGGAAGGTCCACCCAGCAAGCGTATCCGCCCTGATTGGCCCATAGATGAGCGAAGATATGGAGGAATGCCCCATGACTCTTATGGCTATGGCTGGCCTCATGACCACTTTGGTCCCCACCCTGGTCATCAGGGTTATGGACAACCAATGGCACCAGTACCAGCAAG GGATGCTGTTCTACCGATGGGAGCAACAGATGGGCCACCTACTATGATGTCATTCAAGGCATTCCTGGCTGCTCAAGATGACTCCATCACTGTTGATGATGCCATCCTCAAGTACAATGAATACAAGCTTGAATTCAGAAGACAACAACTCAATGAGTTCTTTGTTGCTCATAAAGATGAAGAATG GTTCAAGATCAAATACCACCCAGAAGAGTCAGTTAAACGAAAAGAAGAACAACTTTGTGCTTTGAAg AATCGTCTCAATGTCTTCCTAGAATTATTAGAGAAAGGGGAGCTGGATAAGGTTTCAGTAGATGTTGACAAGTCTGAAAAATTAATCAGGCTGCTTGATACTGTTGTCATAAAACTGGAGGGAGGCACTGAAGAAGATCTTAAGGAACTTGATGAACCACCACCGCAAGAAGTTACTTCTAATGACAAAGCAG ataaaaatGACACCGAAAAACCAGTTGTCATTGATGTTGATGCAGTCAAAGTTAAAGATGAGAAGGAGGAAAGCGAGAAGAAG CAGGATAAAAAGTCTGAATCACCGAAGCCTACCGCCCCATTGGAGATGGAGATTGACCCTCATTTGCGACAGCTTCAAGAACAGGCGAAATTGTTCTCTCGCTTCAACTCGACGGGGACTGAACCAGACCAGGAGCCGGCAGAGAAGGAGCCGC CGCCACCCGGCTCATCCTCAAGTTCCTCGTCATCCAGTTCGTCTTCATCTAGCTCAGAAGACGAAGGAGAAAGCAACACTCGTCGCAAATCAAAATCCAAGTCAAAAACACCTGACAAATCTCCTAAACAGAAAGAAAAGTCTCCCAGTGAAGAAAAGGTTGTTGATATCACTGACAATGATAAGGAAAAAGGCGGGGAGAAGAGTGGAGATGAAAAAGCGGAGTCAGTCAGCGACGTCGTtattgaaaagaaagaaagccGCGCGTTGCATAAAACTACTtccatatttttaagaaatttggCACCAACTATCACTAAGGCTGAAGTAGAAGCT ATGTGTAAACGTTACGGAGGATTCCTTCGTGTCGCTCTCGCTGATCCGTTGCCCGAACGCCGCTGGTTCCGTCGTGGCTGGGTCACTTTCCGTCGCGATGTTAACATCAAAGACATATGCTGGAACTTGAACAACATAAGG cttCGTGAATGTGAATTGGGCGCTATAGTGAACCGCGACTTGCAACGTCGCATTCGCCCTGTTTCGGGGATTACTTTAGAACGTGCGATTTTGCGCGCTGATGCCCGTCTAGCGGCACGACTTGCCCATCTGTTGGACACGCGTACAAAACTCTGGCACGAGGATAGTAccgaagaaaaaaataatgacaatgaTCAGGCGAACCATGCCGAT AACTTCAGTCTAAACTCCAAGAATCCGGTGCTACACAAAATCACTGAGCATTTGATTGAGGAAGCGTCGACGGAGGAAGAGGAACTGCTTGGTCTCGAAGCGTCATCAGAATCTTCCGCTACTGAACAAGCTGATCCAGAGCTTATGCGTGTATTAGATCGCCTTGTTCTTTACCTGCGAATTGTTCACTCGGTGGATTATTACAACCACTGCGAGTATCCTTACGAAGATGAAATGCCTAACCGTTGCGGTATTATGCACGCCCGATCTGGACCACCCGCTAATAAG CCAACCCAGCAAGAAATCCAAGACTACATAAAGACATTCGAAGGTAAAATGTCTGCCTTCTTACAAGACGTTAAGCCACTATCTGACGAAGAGTTGCAAAAACTTGGAATTAAG gaCACTGATGCTGAAGTGGAGAAGTTCATTCTCGCTAATACGCAGGAGCTAGCAAAAGACAAATGGCTGTGTCCTCTCAGTGGCAAGAAGTTCAAGGGCCCTGATTTTATCAGAAAACACATTTTCAACAAACATGCTGAGAAG GTGGACGAGGTGCGGCGCGAGGTGGCGTACTTCAACTCGTACGTGCGCGACGTGCGGCGGCCGCAGCAGCCCGAGCCCGCCACGCGCGGGCCCCCGCCCTCGCAGCACGCGCCCGCGCCGCAGCC CAGGTACGGTGGTGCGCCAGGCGGTGGGCCGGCCGCAGCTCGTGGCTGGGGCTGGGGCGGCTGGGCTCCGCCCGCGCCCTATGCGCCCAGACACCCGCGCTTCTCGCGACCCAG gggcggcggcggcgattTCCGTCCGGTGATACACTACCGGGACTTGGACGCCCCGCGTGAACCCGACGAGTTCATATAA
- the Ars2 gene encoding arsenic resistance protein 2 isoform X8 yields the protein MADSDDEYDRKRRDKFRGERGAAEGSSYRSSDRREERSRGREDWSERSRGGRSGPDYRDYRGGASASRGYSPVRGEGPPSKRIRPDWPIDERRYGGMPHDSYGYGWPHDHFGPHPGHQGYGQPMAPVPARDAVLPMGATDGPPTMMSFKAFLAAQDDSITVDDAILKYNEYKLEFRRQQLNEFFVAHKDEEWFKIKYHPEESVKRKEEQLCALKNRLNVFLELLEKGELDKVSVDVDKSEKLIRLLDTVVIKLEGGTEEDLKELDEPPPQEVTSNDKADKNDTEKPVVIDVDAVKVKDEKEESEKKQDKKSESPKPTAPLEMEIDPHLRQLQEQAKLFSRFNSTGTEPDQEPAEKEPPPPGSSSSSSSSSSSSSSSEDEGESNTRRKSKSKSKTPDKSPKQKEKSPSEEKVVDITDNDKEKGGEKSGDEKAESVSDVVIEKKESRALHKTTSIFLRNLAPTITKAEVEAMCKRYGGFLRVALADPLPERRWFRRGWVTFRRDVNIKDICWNLNNIRLRECELGAIVNRDLQRRIRPVSGITLERAILRADARLAARLAHLLDTRTKLWHEDSTEEKNNDNDQANHADNFSLNSKNPVLHKITEHLIEEASTEEEELLGLEASSESSATEQADPELMRVLDRLVLYLRIVHSVDYYNHCEYPYEDEMPNRCGIMHARSGPPANKPTQQEIQDYIKTFEGKMSAFLQDVKPLSDEELQKLGIKDTDAEVEKFILANTQELAKDKWLCPLSGKKFKGPDFIRKHIFNKHAEKVDEVRREVAYFNSYVRDVRRPQQPEPATRGPPPSQHAPAPQPYGGAPGGGPAAARGWGWGGWAPPAPYAPRHPRFSRPRGGGGDFRPVIHYRDLDAPREPDEFI from the exons ATGGCCGACAGTGACGATGAATACGATCGTAAAAGACGCGACAAGTTCCGTGGGGAGCGGGGAGCAGCAGAAGGTAGTAGTTACCGCAGCAGTGACCGACGCGAGGAAAGAAGTCGCGGTCGTGAAGACTGGTCTGAGAG ATCTCGTGGAGGACGATCTGGTCCTGACTACAGGGATTACAGAGGAGGTGCTAGTGCCAGCCGAGGATACTCTCCTGTGCGAGGGGAAGGTCCACCCAGCAAGCGTATCCGCCCTGATTGGCCCATAGATGAGCGAAGATATGGAGGAATGCCCCATGACTCTTATGGCTATGGCTGGCCTCATGACCACTTTGGTCCCCACCCTGGTCATCAGGGTTATGGACAACCAATGGCACCAGTACCAGCAAG GGATGCTGTTCTACCGATGGGAGCAACAGATGGGCCACCTACTATGATGTCATTCAAGGCATTCCTGGCTGCTCAAGATGACTCCATCACTGTTGATGATGCCATCCTCAAGTACAATGAATACAAGCTTGAATTCAGAAGACAACAACTCAATGAGTTCTTTGTTGCTCATAAAGATGAAGAATG GTTCAAGATCAAATACCACCCAGAAGAGTCAGTTAAACGAAAAGAAGAACAACTTTGTGCTTTGAAg AATCGTCTCAATGTCTTCCTAGAATTATTAGAGAAAGGGGAGCTGGATAAGGTTTCAGTAGATGTTGACAAGTCTGAAAAATTAATCAGGCTGCTTGATACTGTTGTCATAAAACTGGAGGGAGGCACTGAAGAAGATCTTAAGGAACTTGATGAACCACCACCGCAAGAAGTTACTTCTAATGACAAAGCAG ataaaaatGACACCGAAAAACCAGTTGTCATTGATGTTGATGCAGTCAAAGTTAAAGATGAGAAGGAGGAAAGCGAGAAGAAG CAGGATAAAAAGTCTGAATCACCGAAGCCTACCGCCCCATTGGAGATGGAGATTGACCCTCATTTGCGACAGCTTCAAGAACAGGCGAAATTGTTCTCTCGCTTCAACTCGACGGGGACTGAACCAGACCAGGAGCCGGCAGAGAAGGAGCCGC CGCCACCCGGCTCATCCTCAAGTTCCTCGTCATCCAGTTCGTCTTCATCTAGCTCAGAAGACGAAGGAGAAAGCAACACTCGTCGCAAATCAAAATCCAAGTCAAAAACACCTGACAAATCTCCTAAACAGAAAGAAAAGTCTCCCAGTGAAGAAAAGGTTGTTGATATCACTGACAATGATAAGGAAAAAGGCGGGGAGAAGAGTGGAGATGAAAAAGCGGAGTCAGTCAGCGACGTCGTtattgaaaagaaagaaagccGCGCGTTGCATAAAACTACTtccatatttttaagaaatttggCACCAACTATCACTAAGGCTGAAGTAGAAGCT ATGTGTAAACGTTACGGAGGATTCCTTCGTGTCGCTCTCGCTGATCCGTTGCCCGAACGCCGCTGGTTCCGTCGTGGCTGGGTCACTTTCCGTCGCGATGTTAACATCAAAGACATATGCTGGAACTTGAACAACATAAGG cttCGTGAATGTGAATTGGGCGCTATAGTGAACCGCGACTTGCAACGTCGCATTCGCCCTGTTTCGGGGATTACTTTAGAACGTGCGATTTTGCGCGCTGATGCCCGTCTAGCGGCACGACTTGCCCATCTGTTGGACACGCGTACAAAACTCTGGCACGAGGATAGTAccgaagaaaaaaataatgacaatgaTCAGGCGAACCATGCCGAT AACTTCAGTCTAAACTCCAAGAATCCGGTGCTACACAAAATCACTGAGCATTTGATTGAGGAAGCGTCGACGGAGGAAGAGGAACTGCTTGGTCTCGAAGCGTCATCAGAATCTTCCGCTACTGAACAAGCTGATCCAGAGCTTATGCGTGTATTAGATCGCCTTGTTCTTTACCTGCGAATTGTTCACTCGGTGGATTATTACAACCACTGCGAGTATCCTTACGAAGATGAAATGCCTAACCGTTGCGGTATTATGCACGCCCGATCTGGACCACCCGCTAATAAG CCAACCCAGCAAGAAATCCAAGACTACATAAAGACATTCGAAGGTAAAATGTCTGCCTTCTTACAAGACGTTAAGCCACTATCTGACGAAGAGTTGCAAAAACTTGGAATTAAG gaCACTGATGCTGAAGTGGAGAAGTTCATTCTCGCTAATACGCAGGAGCTAGCAAAAGACAAATGGCTGTGTCCTCTCAGTGGCAAGAAGTTCAAGGGCCCTGATTTTATCAGAAAACACATTTTCAACAAACATGCTGAGAAG GTGGACGAGGTGCGGCGCGAGGTGGCGTACTTCAACTCGTACGTGCGCGACGTGCGGCGGCCGCAGCAGCCCGAGCCCGCCACGCGCGGGCCCCCGCCCTCGCAGCACGCGCCCGCGCCGCAGCC GTACGGTGGTGCGCCAGGCGGTGGGCCGGCCGCAGCTCGTGGCTGGGGCTGGGGCGGCTGGGCTCCGCCCGCGCCCTATGCGCCCAGACACCCGCGCTTCTCGCGACCCAG gggcggcggcggcgattTCCGTCCGGTGATACACTACCGGGACTTGGACGCCCCGCGTGAACCCGACGAGTTCATATAA
- the Ars2 gene encoding arsenic resistance protein 2 isoform X4: MADSDDEYDRKRRDKFRGERGAAEGSSYRSSDRREERSRGREDWSERSRGGRSGPDYRDYRGGASASRGYSPVRGEGPPSKRIRPDWPIDERRYGGMPHDSYGYGWPHDHFGPHPGHQGYGQPMAPVPASYYDSRDAVLPMGATDGPPTMMSFKAFLAAQDDSITVDDAILKYNEYKLEFRRQQLNEFFVAHKDEEWFKIKYHPEESVKRKEEQLCALKNRLNVFLELLEKGELDKVSVDVDKSEKLIRLLDTVVIKLEGGTEEDLKELDEPPPQEVTSNDKADKNDTEKPVVIDVDAVKVKDEKEESEKKDKKSESPKPTAPLEMEIDPHLRQLQEQAKLFSRFNSTGTEPDQEPAEKEPPPPGSSSSSSSSSSSSSSSEDEGESNTRRKSKSKSKTPDKSPKQKEKSPSEEKVVDITDNDKEKGGEKSGDEKAESVSDVVIEKKESRALHKTTSIFLRNLAPTITKAEVEAMCKRYGGFLRVALADPLPERRWFRRGWVTFRRDVNIKDICWNLNNIRLRECELGAIVNRDLQRRIRPVSGITLERAILRADARLAARLAHLLDTRTKLWHEDSTEEKNNDNDQANHADNFSLNSKNPVLHKITEHLIEEASTEEEELLGLEASSESSATEQADPELMRVLDRLVLYLRIVHSVDYYNHCEYPYEDEMPNRCGIMHARSGPPANKPTQQEIQDYIKTFEGKMSAFLQDVKPLSDEELQKLGIKDTDAEVEKFILANTQELAKDKWLCPLSGKKFKGPDFIRKHIFNKHAEKVDEVRREVAYFNSYVRDVRRPQQPEPATRGPPPSQHAPAPQPRYGGAPGGGPAAARGWGWGGWAPPAPYAPRHPRFSRPRGGGGDFRPVIHYRDLDAPREPDEFI; the protein is encoded by the exons ATGGCCGACAGTGACGATGAATACGATCGTAAAAGACGCGACAAGTTCCGTGGGGAGCGGGGAGCAGCAGAAGGTAGTAGTTACCGCAGCAGTGACCGACGCGAGGAAAGAAGTCGCGGTCGTGAAGACTGGTCTGAGAG ATCTCGTGGAGGACGATCTGGTCCTGACTACAGGGATTACAGAGGAGGTGCTAGTGCCAGCCGAGGATACTCTCCTGTGCGAGGGGAAGGTCCACCCAGCAAGCGTATCCGCCCTGATTGGCCCATAGATGAGCGAAGATATGGAGGAATGCCCCATGACTCTTATGGCTATGGCTGGCCTCATGACCACTTTGGTCCCCACCCTGGTCATCAGGGTTATGGACAACCAATGGCACCAGTACCAGCAAG CTATTATGACTCCAGGGATGCTGTTCTACCGATGGGAGCAACAGATGGGCCACCTACTATGATGTCATTCAAGGCATTCCTGGCTGCTCAAGATGACTCCATCACTGTTGATGATGCCATCCTCAAGTACAATGAATACAAGCTTGAATTCAGAAGACAACAACTCAATGAGTTCTTTGTTGCTCATAAAGATGAAGAATG GTTCAAGATCAAATACCACCCAGAAGAGTCAGTTAAACGAAAAGAAGAACAACTTTGTGCTTTGAAg AATCGTCTCAATGTCTTCCTAGAATTATTAGAGAAAGGGGAGCTGGATAAGGTTTCAGTAGATGTTGACAAGTCTGAAAAATTAATCAGGCTGCTTGATACTGTTGTCATAAAACTGGAGGGAGGCACTGAAGAAGATCTTAAGGAACTTGATGAACCACCACCGCAAGAAGTTACTTCTAATGACAAAGCAG ataaaaatGACACCGAAAAACCAGTTGTCATTGATGTTGATGCAGTCAAAGTTAAAGATGAGAAGGAGGAAAGCGAGAAGAAG GATAAAAAGTCTGAATCACCGAAGCCTACCGCCCCATTGGAGATGGAGATTGACCCTCATTTGCGACAGCTTCAAGAACAGGCGAAATTGTTCTCTCGCTTCAACTCGACGGGGACTGAACCAGACCAGGAGCCGGCAGAGAAGGAGCCGC CGCCACCCGGCTCATCCTCAAGTTCCTCGTCATCCAGTTCGTCTTCATCTAGCTCAGAAGACGAAGGAGAAAGCAACACTCGTCGCAAATCAAAATCCAAGTCAAAAACACCTGACAAATCTCCTAAACAGAAAGAAAAGTCTCCCAGTGAAGAAAAGGTTGTTGATATCACTGACAATGATAAGGAAAAAGGCGGGGAGAAGAGTGGAGATGAAAAAGCGGAGTCAGTCAGCGACGTCGTtattgaaaagaaagaaagccGCGCGTTGCATAAAACTACTtccatatttttaagaaatttggCACCAACTATCACTAAGGCTGAAGTAGAAGCT ATGTGTAAACGTTACGGAGGATTCCTTCGTGTCGCTCTCGCTGATCCGTTGCCCGAACGCCGCTGGTTCCGTCGTGGCTGGGTCACTTTCCGTCGCGATGTTAACATCAAAGACATATGCTGGAACTTGAACAACATAAGG cttCGTGAATGTGAATTGGGCGCTATAGTGAACCGCGACTTGCAACGTCGCATTCGCCCTGTTTCGGGGATTACTTTAGAACGTGCGATTTTGCGCGCTGATGCCCGTCTAGCGGCACGACTTGCCCATCTGTTGGACACGCGTACAAAACTCTGGCACGAGGATAGTAccgaagaaaaaaataatgacaatgaTCAGGCGAACCATGCCGAT AACTTCAGTCTAAACTCCAAGAATCCGGTGCTACACAAAATCACTGAGCATTTGATTGAGGAAGCGTCGACGGAGGAAGAGGAACTGCTTGGTCTCGAAGCGTCATCAGAATCTTCCGCTACTGAACAAGCTGATCCAGAGCTTATGCGTGTATTAGATCGCCTTGTTCTTTACCTGCGAATTGTTCACTCGGTGGATTATTACAACCACTGCGAGTATCCTTACGAAGATGAAATGCCTAACCGTTGCGGTATTATGCACGCCCGATCTGGACCACCCGCTAATAAG CCAACCCAGCAAGAAATCCAAGACTACATAAAGACATTCGAAGGTAAAATGTCTGCCTTCTTACAAGACGTTAAGCCACTATCTGACGAAGAGTTGCAAAAACTTGGAATTAAG gaCACTGATGCTGAAGTGGAGAAGTTCATTCTCGCTAATACGCAGGAGCTAGCAAAAGACAAATGGCTGTGTCCTCTCAGTGGCAAGAAGTTCAAGGGCCCTGATTTTATCAGAAAACACATTTTCAACAAACATGCTGAGAAG GTGGACGAGGTGCGGCGCGAGGTGGCGTACTTCAACTCGTACGTGCGCGACGTGCGGCGGCCGCAGCAGCCCGAGCCCGCCACGCGCGGGCCCCCGCCCTCGCAGCACGCGCCCGCGCCGCAGCC CAGGTACGGTGGTGCGCCAGGCGGTGGGCCGGCCGCAGCTCGTGGCTGGGGCTGGGGCGGCTGGGCTCCGCCCGCGCCCTATGCGCCCAGACACCCGCGCTTCTCGCGACCCAG gggcggcggcggcgattTCCGTCCGGTGATACACTACCGGGACTTGGACGCCCCGCGTGAACCCGACGAGTTCATATAA
- the Ars2 gene encoding arsenic resistance protein 2 isoform X7: MWNRFKIKYHPEESVKRKEEQLCALKNRLNVFLELLEKGELDKVSVDVDKSEKLIRLLDTVVIKLEGGTEEDLKELDEPPPQEVTSNDKADKNDTEKPVVIDVDAVKVKDEKEESEKKQDKKSESPKPTAPLEMEIDPHLRQLQEQAKLFSRFNSTGTEPDQEPAEKEPPPPGSSSSSSSSSSSSSSSEDEGESNTRRKSKSKSKTPDKSPKQKEKSPSEEKVVDITDNDKEKGGEKSGDEKAESVSDVVIEKKESRALHKTTSIFLRNLAPTITKAEVEAMCKRYGGFLRVALADPLPERRWFRRGWVTFRRDVNIKDICWNLNNIRLRECELGAIVNRDLQRRIRPVSGITLERAILRADARLAARLAHLLDTRTKLWHEDSTEEKNNDNDQANHADNFSLNSKNPVLHKITEHLIEEASTEEEELLGLEASSESSATEQADPELMRVLDRLVLYLRIVHSVDYYNHCEYPYEDEMPNRCGIMHARSGPPANKPTQQEIQDYIKTFEGKMSAFLQDVKPLSDEELQKLGIKDTDAEVEKFILANTQELAKDKWLCPLSGKKFKGPDFIRKHIFNKHAEKVDEVRREVAYFNSYVRDVRRPQQPEPATRGPPPSQHAPAPQPRYGGAPGGGPAAARGWGWGGWAPPAPYAPRHPRFSRPRGGGGDFRPVIHYRDLDAPREPDEFI, from the exons ATGTGGAACAG GTTCAAGATCAAATACCACCCAGAAGAGTCAGTTAAACGAAAAGAAGAACAACTTTGTGCTTTGAAg AATCGTCTCAATGTCTTCCTAGAATTATTAGAGAAAGGGGAGCTGGATAAGGTTTCAGTAGATGTTGACAAGTCTGAAAAATTAATCAGGCTGCTTGATACTGTTGTCATAAAACTGGAGGGAGGCACTGAAGAAGATCTTAAGGAACTTGATGAACCACCACCGCAAGAAGTTACTTCTAATGACAAAGCAG ataaaaatGACACCGAAAAACCAGTTGTCATTGATGTTGATGCAGTCAAAGTTAAAGATGAGAAGGAGGAAAGCGAGAAGAAG CAGGATAAAAAGTCTGAATCACCGAAGCCTACCGCCCCATTGGAGATGGAGATTGACCCTCATTTGCGACAGCTTCAAGAACAGGCGAAATTGTTCTCTCGCTTCAACTCGACGGGGACTGAACCAGACCAGGAGCCGGCAGAGAAGGAGCCGC CGCCACCCGGCTCATCCTCAAGTTCCTCGTCATCCAGTTCGTCTTCATCTAGCTCAGAAGACGAAGGAGAAAGCAACACTCGTCGCAAATCAAAATCCAAGTCAAAAACACCTGACAAATCTCCTAAACAGAAAGAAAAGTCTCCCAGTGAAGAAAAGGTTGTTGATATCACTGACAATGATAAGGAAAAAGGCGGGGAGAAGAGTGGAGATGAAAAAGCGGAGTCAGTCAGCGACGTCGTtattgaaaagaaagaaagccGCGCGTTGCATAAAACTACTtccatatttttaagaaatttggCACCAACTATCACTAAGGCTGAAGTAGAAGCT ATGTGTAAACGTTACGGAGGATTCCTTCGTGTCGCTCTCGCTGATCCGTTGCCCGAACGCCGCTGGTTCCGTCGTGGCTGGGTCACTTTCCGTCGCGATGTTAACATCAAAGACATATGCTGGAACTTGAACAACATAAGG cttCGTGAATGTGAATTGGGCGCTATAGTGAACCGCGACTTGCAACGTCGCATTCGCCCTGTTTCGGGGATTACTTTAGAACGTGCGATTTTGCGCGCTGATGCCCGTCTAGCGGCACGACTTGCCCATCTGTTGGACACGCGTACAAAACTCTGGCACGAGGATAGTAccgaagaaaaaaataatgacaatgaTCAGGCGAACCATGCCGAT AACTTCAGTCTAAACTCCAAGAATCCGGTGCTACACAAAATCACTGAGCATTTGATTGAGGAAGCGTCGACGGAGGAAGAGGAACTGCTTGGTCTCGAAGCGTCATCAGAATCTTCCGCTACTGAACAAGCTGATCCAGAGCTTATGCGTGTATTAGATCGCCTTGTTCTTTACCTGCGAATTGTTCACTCGGTGGATTATTACAACCACTGCGAGTATCCTTACGAAGATGAAATGCCTAACCGTTGCGGTATTATGCACGCCCGATCTGGACCACCCGCTAATAAG CCAACCCAGCAAGAAATCCAAGACTACATAAAGACATTCGAAGGTAAAATGTCTGCCTTCTTACAAGACGTTAAGCCACTATCTGACGAAGAGTTGCAAAAACTTGGAATTAAG gaCACTGATGCTGAAGTGGAGAAGTTCATTCTCGCTAATACGCAGGAGCTAGCAAAAGACAAATGGCTGTGTCCTCTCAGTGGCAAGAAGTTCAAGGGCCCTGATTTTATCAGAAAACACATTTTCAACAAACATGCTGAGAAG GTGGACGAGGTGCGGCGCGAGGTGGCGTACTTCAACTCGTACGTGCGCGACGTGCGGCGGCCGCAGCAGCCCGAGCCCGCCACGCGCGGGCCCCCGCCCTCGCAGCACGCGCCCGCGCCGCAGCC CAGGTACGGTGGTGCGCCAGGCGGTGGGCCGGCCGCAGCTCGTGGCTGGGGCTGGGGCGGCTGGGCTCCGCCCGCGCCCTATGCGCCCAGACACCCGCGCTTCTCGCGACCCAG gggcggcggcggcgattTCCGTCCGGTGATACACTACCGGGACTTGGACGCCCCGCGTGAACCCGACGAGTTCATATAA